The DNA window TCAGTTAGATTTTTCAGGAGTTGTTATTGCTAAAAACACCAATCATGTCAGAAGGCAGGGAGAAAATGGAGTTGCTATAAAAGAACGTTTCATCTACGATGGACAAAATAGGTTGAAAGAGCATTGGCATAAAGTAGATGATAGACCAGAGGAACTCTTGACTAAAAATACCTACAATGAATTTTCTCAATTATCCAATAAAACAGTTGGTAATAATCTTCAAAGCATAGATTATGCATATAATATAAGAGGATGGATGACAGATATTAATCCAGCTCAGATGGCATTACCCGATTTAGGTGGGAAGTTATTTTCCTATAAGATAAAATATAATCAGAAAGATGGGATAACAAATCCCGATCCTGTTTTATTTTCTGGAAAGGATGTAAAACCACGATATAACGGGAGTATCTCTGAAGTAGATTGGAGATCAATATCTATACTGGGTGAAATGCCATCTTTGACACCAAAACGATATGGGTATGCTTATGACGGCCTTGACAGAATGACTGCAGGTTATTATCAAAATCCTGTTAACCCCAATAGTAAAGAAAGCATAGAGGCTGTGAAATATGATCTAAACGGAAATATCACCAACTTATATAGGACTTCCGTTATAAAGAATACAAATAGCACCACTCCTACAACTATTGATAACTTGGAATATATTTATGATCATTTAAATTTCGGCAATAAAATCACCAAGATTAATGATCATTCCAATAATCCTACAGGATATGAGGGTGGTGGTGGAAGTATCGATTACGATGCCAACGGGAATATGTTGAAAATGTCTGATAAGAATATCAGTAAAATATCATACAATTATCTTAATCTTCCAAATAAGATAGTATATGGTGGGATAGACCCTTTAGGAACGTCTTATCTTTACAGAGCAGATGGAATGAAACTGCAAAAAATTTCGCCAAGCATGGAATGTGGTATCATTAATTGTTATACTGTGACAGAAACTACTGAATATCTGGATGGATTTCAGTATCTGAAAAGTGTTACGAACAACGATAATGGTGGCGGGAGCACAGAAATTCTATCTGCTATATTAGAAAAAAGTAAATATGCTCAGCAACAGCAGGCTTTTACACTAGGAGATCAGATTATTGATCCCGGAATTACAGAACCAGGGATAGACCCACCAATAGGAAGTGGTGGTCTTATTCCAGTTGCATTAAAAACTCCTGATCTTAAATTTTTTCCTACAGCAGAAGGATATTATGATTATCTCAGAGATCAGTATATTTATCAGTATAAAGATCACTTGGGAAACATACGTATGAATTTTGCTAAAAACGGAGACTTTATCAGGATAAAAGATGTAAATGATTATTATCCATTTGGTATGAACCATTTAAATACAGGTACAGCTTTTTATATGGCAGGGTCCTATAATAATTATAAATATAATGGGAAAGAATTAGAAGGCAGCGGGATGTATGATTATGGAGCAAGATTTTATATGCCTGATATAGCAAGATGGGGTGTACTTGATCCTTTGATGAATAAGTATGAGAGCGTTTCACCCTATTCATATGTAGCCAATAACCCTGTGAATGCAATTGACCCTGATGGAAAGAAAATATTATTTGTCAATGGTCATTACCAACGCAGCTATGTAGGAAGATATATTTTAGGATCGGACAGAGCGGGAGAAGATTACTGGGGTAATGGATTCCCTTTCCAAGCAAAGGTTTTCTTTGATGACTTTGCTGAAATAAAAGCATCTAATTTTATTGATGGATCATCATTTATGGGTGGTGATATGAGTGGTCAGGATAGATATGATGCAGGATACAAATATGCTAAAGATCATATCAATGATCTTACTGCTAACATGGCGAAAGGAGAAACATTTAAAATAGTGACACACAGTGAAGGATCAGCTTATGGAGCAGGAATAGCAAAATATCTTTTGGATAAAGGATATAAGGTGAGTAGTATTGTGCATCTGTCATCAGACGAAGGAGATGAGTTTACAACTCCCAAAGAGCCAGAAACTTATCAGCTTGTTTATGATGGGGATATGGTTACTGGAAATAAAAAAATTGAAGGAGTAGATAAATTTGGAGTAGTAGATTCGGGCCTGAGTGCAACCTATGTTCATGGAAGTACTAGAAATAAAGGAGTATTCAAACAAGTACAAGATTTAAAAACTGTTAGAACAGCTAAAAATATAGGTACTGTAAATGGAAAGACGAAAACATGGACCTCACAGGACAGTGCTTCTACAAAAAACAAAACAAGTTTTATTAGAATTGATGACGATATAATTTATAATCAGGATGGGACACACAAATAAAAACAACACCTATATATTGTTAAAAGCTACAATATATACCATTGGACTTCTTAGTTTGGTATTCTTGTCAAACCTCTGGATTGGCTCTGAAGAAAATTGGGATGAAATCGTTACGAATGAATTTATTCCTGCCCTTATTACAAGAACTATTTTTTTAATAGTTGCTGGATTATTGTTTTTGGGGATATCTTTTGGCCTGGACCATATCTATAAAATAAAGGGAAGGTTTTCAAGAGATTTATTTTTTTTAACGATGTTTTCTCTTGTTCTGAATTTAATAATGATGCTTGTACGATTCTAAATAATTTTTGCGAGAATTAGATCTTTTTTAGCAAAAGCCTTAAATTATTTTGATGTTTGTTTTAAAAGTAAAAGAGATTGCCCTTAGGGGTAATTTCTTTTATTTTTAGAAGGAACGGAATATATAGTTCTCGATGGGTTTCAATCCTTCAAACTTAAGTTTTTCCACAAGTCCACATTGACAACACCGCCCAAACAACTCTTTTTTTTCAATTGAAATTAAACTATCTAGGTGAATCCTTAAAAAACCGAAACTTATTTTTTTCAATTGAAAGAAAAATATATCTTTGAAAAAGCGATAGAGAAGCGTTCAAAAATTAAGCGGTCACGCGAGGAAAAATGAAGTATAAAAATCTCCAAAAATGGGGCAGACTACGGAATGTATGATTACGGAGCGAGATTTTATATGCCTGATTTGGGAAGATGAGGTGTTTTGGATCCTTTGGCGGAGAAAATGACGAGATTTAGTCCTTATAACTATGCTTTCAGTAATCCTATTTTGTTTGTTGATCCTGATGGAAGAGAAGGATTGGGTTGGATTGAACAAAATAGTTTAATTGGTAAATCTTATACTTATGATCCAAATGTTAATACAACAGCGGAAGCAGAAGCTGGAGGATACAAGGGAGTAAGCAATGTATCTGAAAGTGTTACTATCAATGGAAAAACTACTCTTGCCGGAGTTGAAATCAATCATTACTCTTATACTTTAGCGTCTAACGGATCAGTATATGATACTCAAGGAAATTCGATTAATTCTGATTTTACTACAGATGGAGGCTCTGCAATTAGCAACGTTCAACCAGGATTTGGTGGATTAGGTTTCAATGACGGACCTATTAAGTATGTAGGAGGAGCAGGTGATGTTACTGGAATTTTTGAAGTTGGAGGAATAGTTCTTTCTTCTTCAGGTGATTCTAACGCACAGTTAGCAGCACTTCCTTTATTAGTATTATCAGGAAATGAAGATGATACTTTAAAAGTTTTAGCTGCTGAAAAAGGACTTTGGACTTCCACTAAAAATATGTCTGCGGCAGGAAATGCTTTTTCACACTTTAAAAAACATGGAAACGAGTTTCCTGAATTTGGAAATTCTCTACAATATGCTGAAGGAGCACATCATCTCCAGCAGGAATATTAATAAAAACAAGAACCAATGGAGATATTATGAAGTATCATCCTACAACTAATACGTTTGGAGTAACAAATTCTGCCGGAGCACCTAAAACACTCTTTAGACTTAAAGACGGAATGAATTATTGATTAAAACAAAAATAAAATTTTTATGAAAGAATATATTTGTAAAGCCTGTGGATTTAATAACTATCCTGAAGAATTTTGGGAAGATGATAACCCTATGTATATAATTTGTCCATGTTGTGGGTGTGAATCAGGGATGAAGATTATACTATAGAGTCTGCAAAAGAATATAGAATGGAATGGATAAAAAAGGGAACAAAATGGTTTGATCCATCATCAAAAACCAATGATTGGGACTTTTCTTCCCATTTAAAAAAAATTCCTGAAGAATATATAAAAACTCCGCTCAATGAGCGGAGTTTTACTTTTACAATGCAGCAATATTTTTAAGTTTAGCAGCTTTAATAAAGGCATCAATAGTCGCAAAAATGTGCACTTTTGTATCACTATAGAGTTCCTGTATTGCTTTTAGTTTTTTCAGAGTATCGTTGTCGATCTGCTCATACTGTCCGTCTTTTACGAGATAATCCAATGTAACACCAAAAGGATCTGCAATTTTTGTAGCGACATCAATTGACGGCACGTTATCCCCACGTTCGTACTTGTCAATCATTACACGAGACACTTCGTTTTTATCTGCCAAATCGCTTTGGAGTTTCGCAAAGAGATGCCAAGGTGGATCATATTGAAAATAAAAAGTCTGCAGAATTTGAAAATAATGCAGACTCAAAACTAAGATATGAATTATCATTTATAGGGCATTTTTTAAATAATTCAGTAAATGGCCTGGATTATACCAAGCCCCTAATAACCTGTGTTTATAGAGAAAATGACTTGATCAATATAAAACCGGTATAAGAACACCGGTGGAGGAATTTTTTTTGATAACAATTGCACTAAGAAAAGTACTCATATCATCAAAGTTTCCAATTTTTATATCCTTTAGCAAAGTTATATCTTACTTTCTTCAAAAACTTATTCAAATTATTCAATTGTTTTTTTTATTTATTCCGTTTTTCGGAAGGTCTCTTAGATCTTATTCAATCAACAAAAATAGAATATACATATTGTTGACATGAAAACGTCTGTTGAGGTTTATTGATAACTTTATAATATTTGATTTTAGACATTAAGTTTAGAAATATCAAAATCTTAGTGTACTCACAAAAATGATTAATCTATAAAATTATGCTTTTAGGAAGAAACTTACTACAGTTGAAAACTTATCAAAATTTTTAGTTCTAATCTTAAATCTCAACAAAAAAAGCTAAAAAATTAAAAGCCTGCAATTCAATTGGGAGACTGCAGGCCTTCATAAGCATAAACAAAATTATAAGATGATTACTTCTATAAGAATAGCAAATAACTGAACTAAAGACATATTGGAATTATTAAAAGTATTGTGCATATATTATTTGTTATTGTATTTAATGAACAATTTAAAAAACCTGGTATGATCAAATTTTCACACCAGGTACTGATAATAATATGTAGATAGTAATAAGTGATCAATTAAAAAGCCGGTAAGAAAACTAACTAATTACCGGCTTACCCATAACAAATTATACTATTTATAAAGAATAGTAAAAACTTCTATGTACGAAGGTAGCTAATGAGTAGAAATTTGGGTATCAAGAATTATTCAACAACTTTCTTATTTTATGCCTGAATTAAATTTTTATTGTTGAAGAAGGTATGATATAATGATAAGGTGGGTTATAGAGTAGCTAAGTCAACTAACATGAGATTTTCTTAGAAATAAATTTAGATGGATTGTGAAATAGTTAAATCACCGAATTATATGGAAACTTATCTGATGAATTGAGAGTTGATAATATGTTTATGTTAGGTAAAAAAGAATGTGTGTTAGAATAAAATATGACAAAAAGGTATTAATTAAAAAGCTTTGCAGATGAATTGCTAAATAGTAATCAGCGGCCAAAAATAGAATAATTTAAGTGTAACATAAATATAATATAGGATGACTATTAAGTTTGTACCGCTGATTAGTTTAATTAAGAGTAATTTTAAAAAAAAATAAAAATGCCCATTTCCAAGGCAAAGTTTATTTGCTAATGTTTACAGATACAAATTTACAATCTGTAGTAGTATATATTTAGTCAAATTTATTCTATTACTTATTGACTTTATATTATCTTAGTGTATGTTACTATGGGAGGACTATTATTTTTTAGTAAATTTTCCTTATCCATCTGATCTCACTCTTATTCATTTAAATAAACATCCATTTTATTACATAAGATGGTTTGAAGTCATATTCATAGATTTCGAAGTAAAACTATAATTTAAAAAAGTTTAATTGGTTCCGAATCCCTATCTTTAAACGGTAATTTTTTTATCATTTGTGTTTTTTCAAGTCTCTCAATATGAGAGGCTTTTTGTTTATACATCTATCAAAATAATTTTATTCTAAGTGTTAGATAAAATTATTTTAGAAAGTAATTTGATTATAGTTTATAATGTGCTTATGCAAAAGATGCTACAGGAGTACAATTTAAAATCCTCTCATTTATGAGAGGATTTTTTTGGATTATATTCATTGAGGATAAAAAATATGAATTAACCTAGTATATTGAATTTGTATTTTTTAAGGTTTCCAATAGGACCATTTACTTCCGTTGAAAACGGCAAGTCTTTTTGCCCCTGTTTTATTTATATATACCATCATTCCGGGGGCAGGATTTGGTATATTATCTGTGTTCTCTACATAAGGTAGAATCATTGCCTTGGATGCTGATTCCAATACAAGAACTCCTTCTGCTGTTGAAACTGGATTTCCGATCACGACTTTTTCGTCTGTATTTTCTATTGCTTGAGAGGTAGTTGGTTGAGAAGCCAATGCAGATGCAACATTGGCACCTTGACCACTTAGATCAGTCCACGATCCATTATAAAATTTAACTCTGGCATCACTTGCAGTTGTTGCATCCAATATTATTGTTCCTTCAACAGGTGATGTAGGAAGCGAACGTGTATAGGGTAGAACGATACCTTTGTTTTGTCCCTGCGCGAATTCTAGTAAAACAGAAGTCTTATTTTGCGCCGTTCCAGAAGCATTACCAATAATAACTTGGGTAAATGCGCATTGGAAAGCCAGTAGTAGTGTTATAGAAAGGATATTTTTCATACTTATTTATATTTTTATAAATTTTAATTTATTAATTACAAGCGGGTTTTGAAAAACACTGCCAAGCTGAATCTGAATAAATTTTAAGACATTTATCTGTTGTGTCGTATACTAGCATGCCTTCAACAGGAACTGTAATATTAGATAAATCTGATTTTGCCATTCTTGTAATAACAAATCCTTTAGAATTGGACTCCATTACTAAATGAGCTGATTTTCTAACCATGGGCCAATTTTCGCCTGCTCTTTTTAGTAAGGTAATTCCAAATTTTGAATCTATTCCGGGATTGTCTGTATTCGCATCATTATAGCAGACACATCTATTGTTGATTGTTGGAGTAACCGAACCATTGTTATTTGTTGTATTGGGGTCACGAAGATTTCCTATTATAGAGGCTGTATTTGTATAATTACCATCACAATTCACAAGAGCTGTAATTGTAAGTAGTGCCGATACACCATCATTAAGTGTTCCAATATTCCAAATGCCTGATGAACTGTTGTATGTTCCTGTATTGGTTGAAGCACTGATAAATGTATAGCCGTTGGGAAGTAAATCAGTAACAGATACATTGCTATTATTAGATGCTCCCTTATTTTGTGCAGTTAATGTGAAATTAACATTGGTTCCTGTATTAGGACTTTGAGTATCAACCATTTTTGTTATCGAAAGATCACTTTCCAAAGCTGAGATTCCCAGTGTAAGCTGATCCCCAACACCATTTTGCCACCTTGAAGCACCTCCGGTACCCTTAAAAGTTAGTTTTAATTTCAGTGTACCTATTCCTGTCCCTGACACCAAGACTGAACCTGAAGCAGAAGCAGTACCCGTGGAATTGGGATTTGATGCAGAATTATTTATAGTTGTTGAAGTCACGCTGAAGCTATTTGAGTTTCCTGATAGCCTGGAAAATGATACTGGGACATTGGAAGAAAGATACTCAAACCCCGCTGTTATTCCCATCGTTTCCTGAAATCCACCCATTCCGCCAATATGAAGTATAGGATTGTCAACTGGTCTATTGAACGTGATTGTCAGGTCTGCCATGTAATAGGTGGCATTCGTAGGTCTGGTACCTAAAATAGCACCATTAAGAAATAAGTTGACTCCTCTGTTAACAGATGTATTTATTCCCTCGCCTGCCTGTGCACCGGAAGACGAAAAACTATTATTGGGTGGACTACCTGCAGAATTCAACAAAGGAAAAATAGGTGCAGAACCACCATTTGTCGTACTTCCTATGCTGGCTGCGTTACTATACTGTTGGTTTGATATTGTAAAGGTTGCACTTAATCCTGGGGAATATAATACAAAATTTGATCCTGAGGGATTGTTGGTGTTTTTTACAAAATTGAGTGTTGTAGTGGTCACTGGTCCATTGCCTGTTGGATTTCCATCACTATTAACCGATGCATATTCTAAATTCGGCGAATTCTGTGCAGTAATGGAGGTTAGAGAAAATATGAACAATAATGCACCATATTTTTTTGTTTTGTTATTCTTCATTTATTATGCTCTTTTTGGTTTTCTTTATTTCTAAGGACATCGCAAAACTAGAATTTTTCACTCTTTTAGATGGGTTCAATTCTATGCAATAACTTGTTTGTTTTATTACAATTTGCGTATGAGTAATTGAAAATGAAATAACTCAGCATATGTAAAATATAAATAGTTTCAAAAATGTTCTGTATTTGACATCATGAATACTCTCTCTACATGAATCAATGAATGATATGTATTTGATTTGCAGCATGATAATGCTTGGGTAAATGGGTCGTGCTTATGATAACTTATGAGATTCCTACAAAAGAAATAAGAGGATTAAAAAAGTAAACCGGCACAAAAAAATATATTGTTATTATTGAAATTAAATTGGCCGGTTTACAGCCTATAAGATGTTTTCAAAAAAGAATTTTAGGAGCTACCTTGGTAGCTGTCATTTAATTCGTAATGTAAAAATACAATTTAAACCCTTTGATAGTTATATGTATATTATTCAAGTATTTATTTGTTTTATCTCATTATATAGATATTAGTTTTGTTTTGGTCTTCTATGCAAATCTCTAAAGTTTTTAGGTGAGATGCCTGTTATTTTTTTAAAAAATTTACTAAAGTATGCATGGCTTTTAAAACCAAAATCATCAGCGATATCCCTTATATTATCATTAGATTCTATAAGATGAAGTTTGATTATTTCAGTTATTTTAGTATGGATAATTTCCATTGCTGTTTTATTAAAATGTTTACGACAAAGTACATTTAGGTAATTAGCTGTAGTTCCTAATTCTTTTGCATATGATCCAACCATTTTATTTCCGTGGTATTTCTTCTTGATCAGTTGTAAAAACTCAAACAATAATGGATGTTGATAATAGGTATTCAAATCATCGAAATTGGTCTTGATCTCCTGACTGATATAATCGATAATTATTTTTGTCTTTAAGTTAACGATATGCTTCATAACACAGGACGGATCATCCAATTCATTTTTTATATCCAAAAATTCATGACATAATAGCTCTCCTATATAATGGGGGATATTGATGACAGGAAATTTTTTATAGATTCCTTTTGGTAATGGAACCTGTCCGTTCATAAATTCTTCAAAAGCTTTTTTTGAAATAGATAACTGATGTAATTTAGTCGATCCTGAAATGTTCCAGGAATGGACAGAGTCAGAGAATATAATGTGAATTTGAAATGCCTGAATATTATATTGTTTTTCATCTATCCGGTGTATTCCAAATCCGCTTTCAAAAAAAATGATGGAAACAAAGTCGGATTTAAGGTGCTGATTACTCGGATATAGTCTTTCTGGAGAAATTGAAGAATAGATTATATCATTCGTGACTTTATGTTTCGATTGTATATCATGCAGAGATTCCAAAAGAACATTATTTATATTTTTAACCATATTCAATCATGAAATAATTTGATTATTTTTTATATACAATATTTATTAATATTAATACATAGCAAGGTATCACGTTAGTAATCGACAATAAAGTTACTTCTTCATGTAGTTTTAGACTTTATCTAAATATTTAATAAGTTGCGTGAATTATAATTATTAGTGAAAATTGATAGGGAAAACACAGTATGTGATAGTATGGGAATGTAACTCCTAAACTTTCTTTTCTAATAATGTCATTTGAGCACAGGTAAATGAACTTATTGAAAATTTTCTGATTGATATGAACATCTATGTTTAGAACAATTTAATATTCTGGTTCTGGATGACAAAATCTCTCGGAGATAATCCCGTATGCTTTTTAAAGAAACTTGAAAATGAAGACATACTTTGGAAGTTATAGTCATACACCAGTTCTTTTATTGACTTATCTGATGTCATCAAGGTTCTTTTTACTTCAAGAAGGATTTCATTAATTATGATAGATGTTGCGGTTTTACCAAATTGTCTTTTGCATAGAATATTCAGGTAATTAGGGGATATGAAAAGCTTATCTGCATAGAATTTTATGCTTCTTTCCTGTTTGTAGTGAGTAAGCATCAAAGTAATGAAATTTGCCATAAGAGAAGAAGCAGTATTATTGTTTTTTTTCATGTATAACCGGCAAGCTTCCTTACTAATCATTAAAGTAATTATCCTTATTCTACCGTAGATAACTTCCCAGAAATCAATATTGCTTTTCATTGTTTTTTCAACGTTTATTAATTCATATAGAATTCTGTGGAAATTATCCTCACTTAAGTTAAATACTGGGTTTTCCCGATAAAATGAAAAAGGAAACATCATGTAATTACTAAACTTTTCAATAATGTTTTCATTGATCTCAATATGAAAAATTTCATGCTCTCCAACAAGATTTAATTGGTGTGTAACATTTGGAAATATGAAATGGATTTGGTAATCATTAACAGGAAATTTTTTACTATCAATTAAATGGATACCTTCTCCTTTTTCGATAAGTATCAATTGAAAGAATGCCCGAGATATTTTTTTATCCATACAAATATCTCCAACGGAAAATAGCGAATCTTTTATTTCAGTATTTAGCCCTAGAAGAGTTGATAGTTTTTGGCTTTTTTTTGTTTTCTTTTTAGTATCCATTTGTATGTTATATAATTTGGGATAAAAAACAAGACTTTACAGGGGAAATATGTAAAGCCTTGTATTCATCATTTAATATTATATAGAATCGTGTTTAAAATTATAGCATGGCAATATGAATCATTGATAATATCATAAGCAAAAACTGTCAAGTAGTGCTCTGATTAATTACTTAACAAATTTAAATCGCATAATGATTTGCAGTGTACTTAATATTATTTAAAAGGTTTATTAAATTATTCCAATACTCAAAAGCTCATATCTTTGGACTGACTGATAAAAGATCTTTACATTTTGCATGTGGAAAAAGGAAGGTTTTTAAAATGCCGTGAAGTTTTGTCACACTAATGTTTAGAATGAATTTTTAAGTTACTGGCTGAAACTTTATAAATAGGTAACTGATTATGAAATTTCATTTTTTGCACAACTAATTGAATAGTTTGTACTAACAAAGAATAGTTACATTTAATAGATTTGCTTTAATTATTTAGCTATATAAATTGGTGTTGTTAATTTATATTTTTAAATAATTTTTTTCATCATAAAGTTTTTTAAGGCCTATTCTGTAAAGAAAAGGCCTTTTTATTTTAGAGCTATATTATTGTTAATTGGCGGAAAATAAATCAAAAGAAGCATGTCTTTTTTTTAGGTTCTTATCATAAATAATCATCCAATTAATTCCAAATGGGTCGATGACCATACCCAGATAATCATTCCATAAAGTATAAGAGGGAGGAATAAGTATTTGACCTTTTTCAGCTAGTTTATCAAATAATCCTTTAGTACCTGATATAGTTGAGTCAGAAACGGAAACGGAAAAATTATTGCCTTTAATCATGGGATTTACCCATTTGTCCTGGATATCACAACCAATGAGTACGGAACTACCAATGAATAGTGAAATGAATACGATCTTATCGCA is part of the Chryseobacterium paludis genome and encodes:
- a CDS encoding RHS repeat-associated core domain-containing protein encodes the protein MKKNITSIYFLFTSCLAYAQTSGEAYIQTRTYLEPVSSTSSDARQIHEVQYFDALGRPKQIVSVKATPGSKDVVAHIEYDSFGNQTLSYLPVPQQVTLNGGIHTNPLSNASQSGVYANEKISSEKKFEASPLNRVLEETQVGNAWSAKPVKFEYNTNTDGEVKKYTASFDYSTFQSAIDQSGTYGANQLYKNIITDEDNNKTIEFKDAGGRLILLKRIISDSESADTYYVYNEYDQLAYIIPPNASALNFSPAVLDQLCYQFKYDDKNRMVERKNPGMGLEYMVYNKADQLILTQDTLLKGKGQWLFTKYDQFGRVVYTGITNNTSSRVSMQNSANLNNNLYETRIATAGLTSNGMPIYYTKLSTPTNVSQVLSINYYDSYPVGSPSVPAQILGQNVLPQDTPGSITSTKGMKTASYIKNIEDDSWTKSYVWYDMKGRIIGTSLDNHLGGYTNTNIQLDFSGVVIAKNTNHVRRQGENGVAIKERFIYDGQNRLKEHWHKVDDRPEELLTKNTYNEFSQLSNKTVGNNLQSIDYAYNIRGWMTDINPAQMALPDLGGKLFSYKIKYNQKDGITNPDPVLFSGKDVKPRYNGSISEVDWRSISILGEMPSLTPKRYGYAYDGLDRMTAGYYQNPVNPNSKESIEAVKYDLNGNITNLYRTSVIKNTNSTTPTTIDNLEYIYDHLNFGNKITKINDHSNNPTGYEGGGGSIDYDANGNMLKMSDKNISKISYNYLNLPNKIVYGGIDPLGTSYLYRADGMKLQKISPSMECGIINCYTVTETTEYLDGFQYLKSVTNNDNGGGSTEILSAILEKSKYAQQQQAFTLGDQIIDPGITEPGIDPPIGSGGLIPVALKTPDLKFFPTAEGYYDYLRDQYIYQYKDHLGNIRMNFAKNGDFIRIKDVNDYYPFGMNHLNTGTAFYMAGSYNNYKYNGKELEGSGMYDYGARFYMPDIARWGVLDPLMNKYESVSPYSYVANNPVNAIDPDGKKILFVNGHYQRSYVGRYILGSDRAGEDYWGNGFPFQAKVFFDDFAEIKASNFIDGSSFMGGDMSGQDRYDAGYKYAKDHINDLTANMAKGETFKIVTHSEGSAYGAGIAKYLLDKGYKVSSIVHLSSDEGDEFTTPKEPETYQLVYDGDMVTGNKKIEGVDKFGVVDSGLSATYVHGSTRNKGVFKQVQDLKTVRTAKNIGTVNGKTKTWTSQDSASTKNKTSFIRIDDDIIYNQDGTHK
- a CDS encoding helix-turn-helix domain-containing protein, yielding MIIHILVLSLHYFQILQTFYFQYDPPWHLFAKLQSDLADKNEVSRVMIDKYERGDNVPSIDVATKIADPFGVTLDYLVKDGQYEQIDNDTLKKLKAIQELYSDTKVHIFATIDAFIKAAKLKNIAAL
- a CDS encoding DUF11 domain-containing protein; amino-acid sequence: MKNNKTKKYGALLFIFSLTSITAQNSPNLEYASVNSDGNPTGNGPVTTTTLNFVKNTNNPSGSNFVLYSPGLSATFTISNQQYSNAASIGSTTNGGSAPIFPLLNSAGSPPNNSFSSSGAQAGEGINTSVNRGVNLFLNGAILGTRPTNATYYMADLTITFNRPVDNPILHIGGMGGFQETMGITAGFEYLSSNVPVSFSRLSGNSNSFSVTSTTINNSASNPNSTGTASASGSVLVSGTGIGTLKLKLTFKGTGGASRWQNGVGDQLTLGISALESDLSITKMVDTQSPNTGTNVNFTLTAQNKGASNNSNVSVTDLLPNGYTFISASTNTGTYNSSSGIWNIGTLNDGVSALLTITALVNCDGNYTNTASIIGNLRDPNTTNNNGSVTPTINNRCVCYNDANTDNPGIDSKFGITLLKRAGENWPMVRKSAHLVMESNSKGFVITRMAKSDLSNITVPVEGMLVYDTTDKCLKIYSDSAWQCFSKPACN
- a CDS encoding helix-turn-helix domain-containing protein, which produces MVKNINNVLLESLHDIQSKHKVTNDIIYSSISPERLYPSNQHLKSDFVSIIFFESGFGIHRIDEKQYNIQAFQIHIIFSDSVHSWNISGSTKLHQLSISKKAFEEFMNGQVPLPKGIYKKFPVINIPHYIGELLCHEFLDIKNELDDPSCVMKHIVNLKTKIIIDYISQEIKTNFDDLNTYYQHPLLFEFLQLIKKKYHGNKMVGSYAKELGTTANYLNVLCRKHFNKTAMEIIHTKITEIIKLHLIESNDNIRDIADDFGFKSHAYFSKFFKKITGISPKNFRDLHRRPKQN
- a CDS encoding helix-turn-helix domain-containing protein, whose product is MDTKKKTKKSQKLSTLLGLNTEIKDSLFSVGDICMDKKISRAFFQLILIEKGEGIHLIDSKKFPVNDYQIHFIFPNVTHQLNLVGEHEIFHIEINENIIEKFSNYMMFPFSFYRENPVFNLSEDNFHRILYELINVEKTMKSNIDFWEVIYGRIRIITLMISKEACRLYMKKNNNTASSLMANFITLMLTHYKQERSIKFYADKLFISPNYLNILCKRQFGKTATSIIINEILLEVKRTLMTSDKSIKELVYDYNFQSMSSFSSFFKKHTGLSPRDFVIQNQNIKLF
- a CDS encoding VOC family protein; translation: MQNKMRTAGIYLSFDGNCEQAFNYYKSIFGGDFGQIIRFRDIKNNISNFDSCNECDKIVFISLFIGSSVLIGCDIQDKWVNPMIKGNNFSVSVSDSTISGTKGLFDKLAEKGQILIPPSYTLWNDYLGMVIDPFGINWMIIYDKNLKKRHASFDLFSAN